The following proteins are co-located in the Castor canadensis chromosome 5, mCasCan1.hap1v2, whole genome shotgun sequence genome:
- the Mtg2 gene encoding mitochondrial ribosome-associated GTPase 2 isoform X1: MAPWAGAMIPGRIFSASPHTLLEGMVLWSPSIRAGLKPSQLLPQQAPSRPLSVGYMNCAKHQELPGKKPLSEKKLKRHFVDRRRVLVRAGNGGSGASCFHSEPRKEFGGPDGGDGGSGGHVILRVDQQVRSLSSVLSLYQGFHGEDGGRKNCSGRGGATLYIRVPVGTLVKEGSETVAELSHPGDEYIAALGGAGGKGNRFFLANDNRAPAMYTPGEPGQERVLLLELKTVAHAGLVGFPNAGKSSLLRAISNAKPTVASYPFTTLNPHIGIVHYADHQQVAVADIPGIVRGAHQNRGLGLSFLRHIERCLFLLFVVDLSLPEPWAQVEDLKYELEKHKEGLSQRPHEIIANKMDLPQARANLPRLQAHLGQEVIALSALTGENLEQLLLRVKVLHDACVEAERGQGRQPLRW, encoded by the exons ATGGCTCCTTGGGCGG GAGCCATGATACCTGGCAGGATTTTCTCAGCAAGCCCTCACACCTTGTTGGAGGGCATGGTACTATGGAGTCCTTCCAtaagggctggcctcaagcccaGCCAGCTCCTTCCACAGCAGGCTCCATCCAGGCCTCTCTCAGTGGGCTACATGAACTGCGCCAAGCATCAGGAGCTCCCTGGAAAGAAGCCACTTTCGGAgaaaaaactg AAAAGGCACTTTGTGGACCGTCGGAGAGTGCTGGTCCGTGCAGGAAATGGAGGCTCCGGAGCCAGCTGCTTCCACAGCGAGCCCCGCAAAGAGTTCGGAGGCCCTGACGGTGGGGATGGCGGCAGTGGTGGCCACGTCATCTTGAGAG TTGACCAGCAAGTCAGGTCCCTGTCCTCGGTCCTGTCCCTGTATCAGGGTTTCCATGGAGAAGATGGCGGCAGGAAAAACTGCTCTGGAAGAGGTGGCGCCACCCTCTACATCCGG GTTCCTGTGGGCACTTTGGTGAAGGAGGGAAGTGAGACCGTAGCTGAACTGTCCCACCCAGGCGATGAGTACATTGCTGCGCTTGGAGGAGCAGGAGGAAAAGGCAACCGCTTCTTCCTGGCCAACGACAACCGTGCCCCTGCAATGTACACCCCTGGAGAGCCAGGCCAGGAGCGTGTTCTCCTCCTGGAGCTCAAGACTgtggcccatgctggcctg GTTGGATTCCCCAATGCTGGCAAATCCTCACTTCTCCGAGCCATTTCGAATGCAAAACCCACTGTGGCTTCCTACCCATTTACCACCTTGAACCCCCACATAGGAATTGTTCACTATGCTGACCACCAACAGGTAGCAG TGGCAGACATCCCAGGCATCGTCCGAGGCGCCCACCAGAACAGGGGCttgggcctcagcttcctcaggCACATCGAGCGCTGCCTCTTTCTCTTGTTTGTGGTGGACCTTTCCCTGCCAGAGCCGTGGGCTCAGGTTGAGGATTTGAAATACGAACTAGAGAAGCACAAAGAAGGCCTTTCCCAGAGACCCCATGAGATCATTGCAAATAAAATGGATCTTCCGCAGGCCCGGGCCAACCTGCCCCGGTTACAGGCCCACCTAGGGCAGGAGGTCATTGCCCTGTCGGCACTGACTGGGGAGAACCTTGAGCAGCTACTGCTGCGTGTGAAGGTGCTGCACGACGCCTGTGTGGAGGCAGAGCGGGGGCAGGGCCGCCAGCCTCTGAGGTGGTAG
- the Mtg2 gene encoding mitochondrial ribosome-associated GTPase 2 isoform X2, whose amino-acid sequence MIPGRIFSASPHTLLEGMVLWSPSIRAGLKPSQLLPQQAPSRPLSVGYMNCAKHQELPGKKPLSEKKLKRHFVDRRRVLVRAGNGGSGASCFHSEPRKEFGGPDGGDGGSGGHVILRVDQQVRSLSSVLSLYQGFHGEDGGRKNCSGRGGATLYIRVPVGTLVKEGSETVAELSHPGDEYIAALGGAGGKGNRFFLANDNRAPAMYTPGEPGQERVLLLELKTVAHAGLVGFPNAGKSSLLRAISNAKPTVASYPFTTLNPHIGIVHYADHQQVAVADIPGIVRGAHQNRGLGLSFLRHIERCLFLLFVVDLSLPEPWAQVEDLKYELEKHKEGLSQRPHEIIANKMDLPQARANLPRLQAHLGQEVIALSALTGENLEQLLLRVKVLHDACVEAERGQGRQPLRW is encoded by the exons ATGATACCTGGCAGGATTTTCTCAGCAAGCCCTCACACCTTGTTGGAGGGCATGGTACTATGGAGTCCTTCCAtaagggctggcctcaagcccaGCCAGCTCCTTCCACAGCAGGCTCCATCCAGGCCTCTCTCAGTGGGCTACATGAACTGCGCCAAGCATCAGGAGCTCCCTGGAAAGAAGCCACTTTCGGAgaaaaaactg AAAAGGCACTTTGTGGACCGTCGGAGAGTGCTGGTCCGTGCAGGAAATGGAGGCTCCGGAGCCAGCTGCTTCCACAGCGAGCCCCGCAAAGAGTTCGGAGGCCCTGACGGTGGGGATGGCGGCAGTGGTGGCCACGTCATCTTGAGAG TTGACCAGCAAGTCAGGTCCCTGTCCTCGGTCCTGTCCCTGTATCAGGGTTTCCATGGAGAAGATGGCGGCAGGAAAAACTGCTCTGGAAGAGGTGGCGCCACCCTCTACATCCGG GTTCCTGTGGGCACTTTGGTGAAGGAGGGAAGTGAGACCGTAGCTGAACTGTCCCACCCAGGCGATGAGTACATTGCTGCGCTTGGAGGAGCAGGAGGAAAAGGCAACCGCTTCTTCCTGGCCAACGACAACCGTGCCCCTGCAATGTACACCCCTGGAGAGCCAGGCCAGGAGCGTGTTCTCCTCCTGGAGCTCAAGACTgtggcccatgctggcctg GTTGGATTCCCCAATGCTGGCAAATCCTCACTTCTCCGAGCCATTTCGAATGCAAAACCCACTGTGGCTTCCTACCCATTTACCACCTTGAACCCCCACATAGGAATTGTTCACTATGCTGACCACCAACAGGTAGCAG TGGCAGACATCCCAGGCATCGTCCGAGGCGCCCACCAGAACAGGGGCttgggcctcagcttcctcaggCACATCGAGCGCTGCCTCTTTCTCTTGTTTGTGGTGGACCTTTCCCTGCCAGAGCCGTGGGCTCAGGTTGAGGATTTGAAATACGAACTAGAGAAGCACAAAGAAGGCCTTTCCCAGAGACCCCATGAGATCATTGCAAATAAAATGGATCTTCCGCAGGCCCGGGCCAACCTGCCCCGGTTACAGGCCCACCTAGGGCAGGAGGTCATTGCCCTGTCGGCACTGACTGGGGAGAACCTTGAGCAGCTACTGCTGCGTGTGAAGGTGCTGCACGACGCCTGTGTGGAGGCAGAGCGGGGGCAGGGCCGCCAGCCTCTGAGGTGGTAG